The Aestuariibius sp. HNIBRBA575 nucleotide sequence GCGGGGGTCGGTAAAACGGATATCGACATATTCGATACCTTCGTCTTTGATCTTCTTGACTAGATCAGCATTGCTCATCTGCATATCCTCATTTGTCAGATTGAATAGGTTGGTCAGGCAAATCAGCGCCTAGAGCGCGTCGTCACCATCTTCTCCGGTGCGGATCCGAATGGCTTGCGACACATCGGAAACAAAGATTTTGCCATCGCCGATTTTGTCGGTTTTGGCGGCGTTGATGATCGCGTCAATCGCGGCATCCAACTGATCATCGGCCAGAACGACTTCGATCTTTACCTTGGGCAGGAAATCGACGACGTATTCCGCGCCACGGTACAATTCGGTATGGCCTTTTTGACGCCCGAACCCTTTGACCTCAACAACGGAAAGACCCTGAACGCCAACGTCCTGAAGGGCTTCTTTCACTTCGTCGAGTTTAAAGGGTTTAATAATGGCTTCGACTTTTTTCATCGTGCACGACTCCCTTGAAATCTACGTTATCTGGCAAAGACCACTTCCCGTTGGGGGTCACAATTGCCTAAGGTCAGACAGGCCCCGCGGCATTTTTGTATTTAGGTGTTGTGCTTAATTTTTGTGCAGTTTGCACGCGAAGTGTGCAGTTTTGAATCTCTGAAAGTGCGATTGATGACCGATTTCCTTTCCCAAGTCTTAACATCTGCGCAAATGCGTAGGATCGAGGCAGATGCCATCAAAAGTGGCGCTGTCACCGGGGCCGAATTGATGGAACGCGCCGGGCAGGGGGTGGTTGATGCCATTTCTGCGCACTGGCCAGACCTTTTAAACGCCAAAGGGCGCGCCGTTGTTTTATGTGGCCCGGGCAATAATGGCGGCGACGGGTTTGTGATCGCGCGGTTGCTGCATGGGCTGGGTTGGCGGGTGGATGTCTATCTGTTTGGGGATCCCGAAAATCTGCCGTCGGATGCGCGATTGAATTATGATGCGTGGTGCGCAATCGGCGATGTTGCCCCACTGACAGACGGCACATTCGATGGGTATGCAGACCGAAATCCGCACCCAGCGCTGGCAATCGATGCGTTGTTTGGCACCGGGCTGTCGCGGCCTTTTGTTGAATTGGGGCGGGTGCAGAAAACGCTAAACACTTGGCGTGCTGGATGCGCAACCGATGCCATGCCCGTCGTCGTGTCGGTGGATATTCCAAGCGGTCTGTGTGCGGATTCTGGGCGGTATCTTGGGGATGATCTGAGCCATCCGTTGGACAGGCGTATCGCTGCGCATTTAACGGTGACCTTTCATACGGCAAAGCGGGGGCATTATTTGTCCGATGGGGCGCTGGGATGTGGCCAATTGCATGTCGTTGATATCGGCCTGACCAAACAACCGGACCCGGACATCGTTCATTTGGCATGCCCAAATCGCCAAGCGTTGATGAAACGCGCTGAATGTCACAAGTTTTCCCACGGGCATGCCGTTGTGATCGCGGGTCCAGCAGGGCAGGGCGGCGCTGCGCGATTGGCGTCGCGGGGCGCATTGCGGATCGGGGCTGGGCTGGTCACGTTGGGATGTGATGCGGGCGCCATGGCAGAAAACGCCGCGCGGTTGGACGCGATCATGACGCGGGAAATCGCAGATGCCAAAGCGTTGGCAACCTTGTTACAGGACACACGGATAAACGCGGTGAGTTTGGGGCCGGGGCTGGGATTAACCGCAGATCGGAAGGATCTGATTGCGACGGCGTTGCGCAGTGGGCGCGCGCTTGTGCTGGATGCAGATGCGCTGACGTTGGTGGCTCAAAACGCCGACCTGTTTGATCTGTTACACGATAAGTGCGTGTTAACACCCCATGCGGGCGAATTTGCGCGACTGTTTCCTGATATTGCGGACCAATTGAACCAATCTGCCATTTCAGGCCCGGCCTTTTCCAAGGTCGACGCCACCCGTGCCGCCGCGAAACGCGCGGGCTGTGTGGTGTTGTTCAAAGGCGCGGACACGGTGATCGTCGACCCAGAGGGGCGCTGCGTGATCAACGCCGCGACCTACAAACGCGCCGCGCCTTGGTTAGCGACGGCCGGATCTGGGGATGTGTTGGCGGGGTTTATCACCGGATTAATGGCGCGGGGGTTTTCCCCCAGCAAGGCTGCAGAAACCGGGGCGTGGCTGCATGTGGAATGCGCCCGCCAATTTGGTCCGGGGCTGATCGCCGAAGATTTGCCAGACATGTTACCGCAGGTTTTTCGGCACCTGGAACGTTAGGACTGGCGACGACTAAAGCGTCGCAACCTCAAGCCCATCTGCGTAGATGATATGGGGCATGTCGAGTTTCAGTTCGTAACACTTCATTGTCTGCGCATCGCCCGTGCGGATAAATTCACCATCCACCAGCCGATGTGCCGGAACGGTGGCCTGATCCGCGCCAAAGATCGCTTTGGCCCGCCAATCGCGAATGTGAATGCGTGTATCCGGGGCTACGGCCATATCTTTGTCCGGGCGGGTATTGCCCAGCGAACCGGCCATGATCAAAATCGGGGTGATTTTAACATCTTGGGATTTGATCGCTTCGAGTTGTACCATGCCCGCGTCACGGGTGATAATCTTATCCCCGACGACGAGGTTTTCCACCCAGACTTCGCCGCGCATTGTCATGACCGATGTGCCAGCCATCAATCCGCGAACATCCTGACCAACCGTGACCAGTGTAACATTTTCCACGCCTGCAGCGTGTCCTAATCTCATATTGCCCATAGCGTTTGCCGCCCTTTGGTTAACTGCCTCAGTTTTCTTTAACGATAATGGCAAGAAAGCGACTTCGTCATGCCGTTTTCTAGAAATCTTACTAAATCGTTAACAAAGTGAGTCATTTTCGCCTCGCATCTGGTTTCAACCTTTGCTAATCAACCGGCAATGCGGGTGTGGCGGAATTGGTAGACGCACCAGATTTAGGTTCTGGCGCCGCGAGGCGTGGGGGTTCGAGTCCCTTCACCCGCACCACAAATCAGAAAAATCACCTGTAATTCGCAATTTTTTACTGCAAGTCGCGTTGATGGTTTTGCACGGTCGCTGACACAAGGTCCGATTCTTTTTTCAACCTATGTAAGGGCCAACCCGTTTTGATCTGACCATGTCCTGATGGAAATCAAAGCGAATTCCTTCGAGGATCAGCTCTCGGAACGCATTAGCAGGGAGGGGCCGCGAAAAGAAATATCCCTGAAGCACGTCACAGCCCAGACCATTTAGAATGTTGACGGCATTTTG carries:
- a CDS encoding NAD(P)H-hydrate dehydratase — encoded protein: MTDFLSQVLTSAQMRRIEADAIKSGAVTGAELMERAGQGVVDAISAHWPDLLNAKGRAVVLCGPGNNGGDGFVIARLLHGLGWRVDVYLFGDPENLPSDARLNYDAWCAIGDVAPLTDGTFDGYADRNPHPALAIDALFGTGLSRPFVELGRVQKTLNTWRAGCATDAMPVVVSVDIPSGLCADSGRYLGDDLSHPLDRRIAAHLTVTFHTAKRGHYLSDGALGCGQLHVVDIGLTKQPDPDIVHLACPNRQALMKRAECHKFSHGHAVVIAGPAGQGGAARLASRGALRIGAGLVTLGCDAGAMAENAARLDAIMTREIADAKALATLLQDTRINAVSLGPGLGLTADRKDLIATALRSGRALVLDADALTLVAQNADLFDLLHDKCVLTPHAGEFARLFPDIADQLNQSAISGPAFSKVDATRAAAKRAGCVVLFKGADTVIVDPEGRCVINAATYKRAAPWLATAGSGDVLAGFITGLMARGFSPSKAAETGAWLHVECARQFGPGLIAEDLPDMLPQVFRHLER
- a CDS encoding Hint domain-containing protein — encoded protein: MENVTLVTVGQDVRGLMAGTSVMTMRGEVWVENLVVGDKIITRDAGMVQLEAIKSQDVKITPILIMAGSLGNTRPDKDMAVAPDTRIHIRDWRAKAIFGADQATVPAHRLVDGEFIRTGDAQTMKCYELKLDMPHIIYADGLEVATL
- a CDS encoding P-II family nitrogen regulator, with the protein product MKKVEAIIKPFKLDEVKEALQDVGVQGLSVVEVKGFGRQKGHTELYRGAEYVVDFLPKVKIEVVLADDQLDAAIDAIINAAKTDKIGDGKIFVSDVSQAIRIRTGEDGDDAL